The Chloroflexota bacterium genome includes a region encoding these proteins:
- a CDS encoding aminotransferase class I/II-fold pyridoxal phosphate-dependent enzyme, whose translation MPLKRIEKVLAKELADLERIGSLKGREAVITGVKEAETGHIGPRYFLEGYGNKEFIRMNSNNYLGLALKKEVIEAGGKAAREFGTGPGAARFISGTFQPHIELEKELARFHGREAGMIFSSGYATVMGIIVPLISKDTIVISDELNHNSIINAVRLSRARDKKIYRHNNMNELESGIKECLGNCHRVVIISDGIFSMRGDHAPLPEIADLAEKYYTQFEEGILTIIDDAHGVGAVGKTGRGTTELTGEDRIDIIIGTLGKAMGVNGGYIVSDAKIVEYLRETALFYVYSNPITPSEASALLKVIEIIDSESGRKMLKYLKEMADYFRAKLMELGYEVIKGEHPIVPLMVRDTRQTKRLVKYLKDNGILATGLSYPVVPKGEEEIRFQVCADHTKYDLDYVLRILKQFKKANQ comes from the coding sequence GTGCCTTTAAAAAGAATAGAAAAAGTACTGGCAAAAGAACTTGCTGACCTGGAGAGGATCGGCTCGCTTAAAGGCAGAGAAGCGGTCATTACTGGCGTGAAAGAGGCAGAGACGGGGCATATAGGACCCAGGTATTTTCTAGAGGGATACGGAAATAAAGAGTTCATCAGGATGAACTCAAACAACTACCTTGGCCTGGCCCTGAAAAAGGAAGTTATTGAAGCTGGGGGAAAAGCGGCGCGGGAATTTGGCACTGGTCCCGGTGCTGCGCGCTTTATCAGTGGTACCTTTCAACCTCACATCGAACTCGAAAAAGAGCTAGCACGGTTTCATGGCAGAGAGGCAGGTATGATATTCAGTTCCGGTTACGCTACTGTTATGGGAATCATCGTTCCGTTGATCTCCAAGGACACAATCGTCATTAGTGATGAACTTAACCACAACTCTATTATTAACGCCGTCAGGCTTTCTCGCGCTAGAGACAAGAAAATATATCGCCACAACAATATGAATGAACTGGAATCAGGAATTAAAGAATGTCTTGGTAATTGCCACAGAGTCGTCATAATTTCTGATGGTATTTTCAGCATGAGAGGAGACCATGCTCCGCTTCCAGAAATTGCAGATTTGGCAGAGAAATATTATACCCAATTTGAAGAGGGGATTCTTACCATCATCGATGATGCTCATGGCGTGGGTGCTGTAGGAAAGACGGGCCGGGGTACCACCGAGCTCACCGGTGAGGATAGAATTGACATCATCATTGGCACCCTTGGCAAAGCAATGGGAGTAAACGGCGGATATATTGTCTCGGATGCCAAGATAGTGGAATATTTAAGGGAAACGGCGCTGTTCTATGTGTATTCAAACCCTATTACACCATCTGAGGCAAGTGCGCTGTTAAAAGTTATAGAAATCATTGACAGTGAATCCGGCAGAAAAATGCTGAAATACCTGAAGGAAATGGCGGATTACTTCCGGGCCAAGTTAATGGAACTGGGCTATGAGGTGATAAAAGGCGAGCACCCCATCGTGCCGCTGATGGTAAGGGACACCCGGCAAACAAAGCGACTCGTTAAATATTTAAAAGATAACGGCATACTGGCAACGGGACTATCGTATCCGGTAGTTCCCAAGGGTGAAGAGGAAATAAGGTTTCAGGTCTGCGCCGACCACACCAAGTATGATTTAGACTACG
- the ala gene encoding alanine dehydrogenase, which produces MKTLVLGRRQVEELLGMAEALLAVEDALRLKAQGKTVMPPKIYLDLPAYHGDFRAMPAYIKGMAGVKWVSSYPENTRVGLPSVLATIILCDPKTSFPLAIMDGTYITNMKTGAAGGVAVKYMARKNSKTVGIIGAGRQAETQLLAILEVLTGIENVKVFDKYPEASQRYIERMGRHLSVKMGLAKTLAEAADADIVVTSTPAREPIVKKEYIRPGTHINAIGADAAGKQELDSDLIACAKVIVDDMEQAAHSGEINVPLAQGRITSADIYGDLGEIVIQAKKGRENEEEITIFDSTGLAIQDIICAQYVYEKVKGKEIASFDLI; this is translated from the coding sequence ATGAAAACGCTGGTGTTGGGAAGACGTCAAGTTGAAGAACTACTCGGGATGGCCGAAGCGCTGCTGGCCGTTGAAGACGCCTTAAGGCTGAAAGCTCAGGGAAAGACGGTCATGCCACCAAAGATTTACCTGGATTTACCGGCATATCATGGTGACTTCAGGGCCATGCCGGCCTATATTAAAGGCATGGCCGGGGTCAAATGGGTGAGCTCATATCCTGAGAATACCAGGGTTGGCCTGCCGAGTGTTTTGGCCACCATAATTCTCTGCGACCCGAAAACAAGCTTTCCCTTAGCCATTATGGACGGCACCTATATTACCAACATGAAGACGGGCGCCGCGGGTGGTGTGGCGGTCAAATATATGGCGAGAAAAAATTCAAAGACGGTGGGAATAATCGGGGCAGGTCGCCAGGCGGAGACACAGCTGCTTGCCATCCTTGAAGTGCTGACCGGAATTGAAAATGTAAAGGTATTTGATAAATATCCCGAAGCCAGCCAGAGATATATTGAAAGGATGGGGCGGCATTTATCTGTCAAAATGGGCCTCGCGAAGACTCTTGCCGAAGCCGCCGATGCCGACATTGTGGTCACTTCTACTCCGGCGCGAGAACCCATCGTCAAGAAGGAGTACATTCGTCCAGGCACCCATATCAATGCTATTGGTGCTGATGCTGCAGGGAAACAGGAACTTGACTCGGACTTGATAGCCTGTGCGAAGGTGATCGTGGATGACATGGAACAGGCGGCCCATTCTGGAGAAATAAACGTGCCGCTAGCCCAAGGCCGTATTACCAGTGCAGATATTTATGGCGATTTGGGGGAAATTGTAATACAGGCTAAGAAAGGTCGGGAAAACGAGGAGGAAATAACCATATTTGATTCCACCGGACTGGCTATTCAGGATATCATCTGCGCCCAGTACGTTTACGAGAAGGTAAAAGGTAAAGAGATAGCTTCCTTTGACCTGATCTGA